A DNA window from Coriobacteriia bacterium contains the following coding sequences:
- a CDS encoding FAD-dependent thymidylate synthase, translating to MDVRLLQHTPDPERTVAVAARLCYAPVGAAELMEGLTGEQVRKVLRVIMTSGHLSALEHASHTFAIDGVSRALTHQLVRHRLASYNQQSQRYVSFAEEPCFIMPPAVEADPEAAERFEQATRAAFRAYRELLEGGVAAEDARYLLPNATETKIVVTMNVRELLHFFELRCCKRSQWEIRALALRMLELAEPTAPYVFADAGAACRRGPCPEGKMTCGEPYERAPRRD from the coding sequence ATGGACGTACGCCTTCTCCAGCACACGCCCGACCCGGAGCGCACAGTCGCGGTGGCCGCCCGACTGTGCTACGCGCCCGTGGGCGCGGCCGAGCTCATGGAGGGCTTGACCGGCGAGCAGGTGCGCAAGGTCCTGCGTGTCATCATGACCTCGGGCCACCTCTCCGCTCTCGAGCACGCGAGCCACACGTTCGCGATCGACGGCGTCTCCCGCGCGCTCACGCACCAGCTCGTACGGCACCGGCTCGCGAGCTACAACCAACAGTCGCAGCGTTACGTGAGCTTCGCCGAGGAACCCTGCTTCATCATGCCGCCGGCGGTCGAAGCGGATCCGGAGGCCGCCGAGCGCTTCGAGCAGGCCACCCGGGCGGCGTTCCGGGCATACCGCGAGCTCCTCGAGGGCGGGGTGGCGGCGGAGGACGCGCGCTACCTCCTGCCCAACGCAACGGAGACCAAGATCGTGGTCACGATGAACGTACGCGAGCTGCTGCACTTCTTCGAGCTGCGCTGCTGCAAGCGCTCCCAGTGGGAGATCCGTGCGCTGGCGCTGCGCATGCTCGAGCTCGCCGAGCCCACGGCGCCGTACGTCTTCGCCGACGCGGGCGCGGCCTGTCGCCGCGGGCCGTGCCCCGAGGGGAAGATGACCTGCGGCGAACCCTACGAGAGGGCACCGAGACGTGACTGA